The Notolabrus celidotus isolate fNotCel1 unplaced genomic scaffold, fNotCel1.pri scaffold_269_arrow_ctg1, whole genome shotgun sequence DNA segment TACACCAGATGGGACTAACCCTCCCCAGTACTACAGCTGTCATGTCTACATTTCAACAGGTGCATCAGGTGGAGATGGAGGGCGTGGTCCGGGGGATCCAGGCTGATATGACTAAACTGTCAAAGAGTCACAGTCACACCTCCAACACGGTCAGCAAACTGCTCGACAAGAGCCGCAAACTCTCAGTCACCATGAAGGAGGTATTTCAAGAATAACGCACCTGACAGGATATTATCAATAAAGCACACCAGTCAGTTAAATCTCATCACATCTGGGTTCTTGTCTGAAGGTCCGTGATAAGATGGAGCGTCAGGGAGTCCAGGTAAGGAAGCTGGAGGCAAACCACGCCCACCTGATCCACAGAAATAACTTCAAAGTCCTCATCTTTCAGGTAAGTGTGAAAAACAAAGGATCAGAGGTCTCTAATGGTTCCCTTGAAGTTCTCTCACTAATCTACAGTTGACCAACGTTCCTATAGGCTGAAACTAAAGTTCTACTTAGTCACTGAAGGTGTTCTGGATCAGTTCCTGAGTGTCACTATGCCGTTCTCCTCTTCCCCAGGAGGAGAACGAGATCCCCTCCACTGTTTTCGTCAAAGATCCCCCTCCGTTCCCTCGGGATGAGATCATTGAAGAAGGGGATGAATCTGCACCAGGAGTTGTTGACGGGAACCGTTCCCAGGAAAGTGGGCTCCACACCATCGACCTATCATCTGACGAGGATGTGGGATTGGAGGCGGAGctagaggaggatgaagagttgTGGCCTCATGATTTGGAAAACATGGAGAAGTCCAGAGCAGAGAAACTGAAGCGCTCGAGTCTGAAGAAGGTAAGAACCACCGCTgggtgcagacagacaggcagacagacagacagacaggcagacagacagacagacaggcagacagacaggcagacagacagacagacagacagacagacagacagacagacagacagacagacagggagacagacagacagacagacagacagacagacagacagacagacagacaggcagacagacagacagacagacagacaggcagacaggcagacagacagacagacaggcagacaggcagacagacagacagacaggcagacagacagacaggcagacagacagacagacaggcagacagacagacagacagacagacagacaggcagacagacagacagacagacagacagacagacagacagacaggcagacagacagacaggtagacagacagacagacagacagacaggcagacagacagacaggcaggcaggcaggcagacagacagacagacaggcaggcaggcaggcagacagatttaaaagtgtctctctgcaggtggacagtctgaagaaGGCGTTCTCCAGACAGAACATTGAGAAGAAGATGACGAAGATTGGAACAAAGATTGTTTCTGTGGAGCAGCGAGAGAAGATCAAACAGAGAACGTCGAGCCTGAAGGTTTCACCTTTGACCTTCGGTATCAGGAAGGTACAGAGTTCCCTTAATGTTGTGTTCTTAGCTCCTCAGGAGAACTTGTTTTAGGGGTTCACTAATGTTTCCTCCaacatttccttttgttttccaCGACTctcttaaatcttaaaatccTTCTGAAAGAACACTTTCGTACCCCCTGAGGTAACTCGAAGTCATAGACAACATTTATTCCCCCCAGAACATACCTCATTGTGTCCTCTGTGGTTCCTCTGTGGTTCCTCTGCGGTTCCTCTGTGATTCCTCTGTGGTTCCCCTCTGGTTCCTCAGTGGTTCCTCTGTGGTTCCTCTGTGGTTCCCCTCTGGTTCCTCTGTGGTTCCTCTGTGGTTCCCCTCTGGTTCCTCTGTGGTTCCTCTGTGGTTCCTCTCTGGTTCCTCTGTGGTTCCTCTGTGGTTCCTCTGTGGTTCCCCTCTGGTTCCTCAGTGGTTCCTCTGTGGTTCCTCTGTGGTTCCTCTCTGGTTCCTCTGTGGTTCCTCTGTGGTTCCTCTGTGGTTCCCCTCTGGTTCCTCTCTGGTTCCTCTGTGGTTCCTCTGTGGTTCCTCTGTGGTTCCCCTCTGGTTCCTCAGTGGTTCCTCTGTGGTTCCTCAGTGGTTCCTCTGTGGTTCCTCTGTGGTTCCCCTCTGGTTCCTCAGTGGTTCCTCTGCGGTTCCCCTCTGGTTCCTCTGTGGTTCCTCAGTGGTTCCTCAGTGGTTCCTCAGTGGTTCCTCTGCGGTTCCTCTTCCACATCTATTGGTCAATCATCAAAGTTCCATCCTGGTTCCGCTAACATTTCTTAAAGGGGGACAGGTTGTACTCTAGCGTTCTCCATGGTTTGACCCAGGTTCCCCTGAgatttgtttacatgttactgtttcaCTGAGTTTCTGTCCCATTGTACTtcctgtgacctttgacctctgactgtTGACATTTGCAGCCTCGCAGCAGCTCCGACTCTCAGCCTCCTGACTCCTCGGTCCTCACAGAGGCCGACATCCAGCTCTCTCCGCTGAGCGGTACCGACCAGGAGGTCCCCTTCAACGAAGTCCATGCCCAGTTAGCTCCAGCTGGGCAGGAGaaccaggaggaggagaaccagGTGGGGGAGGGAGGTGAGGAGGTGTTCAGTGAGGAGGCGGGGCTGTCAGGTGTGGAGGCGGAGTTGTCAGGTGTGGAGGCGGAGCTGTCGATGGTGTCAGAGGACATCAGTCAGGAGTATGCTCTGTCTTCCACCCTGcctcaggaggagagaggagaggagagaggagaggagagaggagaggagagaggagaggagagaggagaggagagaggagaggagaaaggagcagaggaggagaaagaggaggagaaagaggaggagagagaggagtccTAAACACCCGTTTCCTAATCTTCTTCAAGAACAGAACAGAGATTTTAGAACTTTTTAACATTCAGTAAACTTTCTGTCAGGAGAGAGGACTTAATGTTGAACCGTTCTTCTAAAGTCAGAGCTGTTTAGTTATTGATTCACTTTCACTCAAACACAGGAGTTCTTACCTGATTATCACCTGTGACTCTGAAATCCCCAGATCTCCATCTCAGGAACAATCTCAGGAACCAACACTAACCCTGGACCTTAGTTTCAGTTTGTCTGCATGTTAGCGTTTCATTCTTTGAGCTGGAACCTAAACAATCAAACTTTTGGAGATCCGTGGATTTCACAGGATTTAGTTTTTATATAAACATTTATTACAGACTGATATCAAATAATCACCTTTCTCTCTACTAGCTTAGACCCCGATATGAGACCAAAAGACCTGCAAGGTTCAATAAACTATAGCTGATAGTTCTGTAAGATCCACCCCAAAGTCTCACTGAGTCCCCATGGTTCCTGTAAAATGATAGGTTGTCTACCTGTTTCCTGAGGTTCCACGTAACATTCCCTCTCTGCTGGTTTACGATCAGTACACCCTCAAAGTTCCTGATACACTCGGTTCTCTCTAAAGGCTCCCTTAGGTTTAATCAGCGCTCGATTTTAAATCCTCaatattttaaatgattgttcTAAAGTTCCAACAAAGTTCTTCTGGCTGTGATTTAATCTGATATTGGAAGTTTGAAGAACATTATTATTTCCAGCCATCAATAACTTCATGCGTTCATTTTCCTGAATGTGTTTGTATTCCAAAAACCCTGCTGTCATAACGTCCCTGCTTATTAACCTCACAGCAACACAGCAGGGGTACTTACCTGCTCACCCAAAACCACGTggtttatatatatacacagagataaagtgatgatgtcatcagagttaaagtgatgatgtcatcagagttaaagtgatgatgtcatcagagttaaagtgatgatgtcatcagagttaaagtgatgatgtcatcagagtTAAAGTGGTGATGTCATCAGAGTtaaagtgatgatgtcatcagagtTAAAGTGGTGATGTCATCAGAGTtaaagtgatgatgtcatcagagtTAAAGTGGTGATGTCATCAGAGTtaaagtgatgatgtcatcagagttaaagtgatgatgtcatcagagtTAAAGTGGTGATGTCATCAGAGTTAGAGTGATGATTTAATCAGAGTtaaagtgatgatgtcatcagagtTAAAGTGATGATGTAATCAGAGATAAAGTGATGATGTAATCAGAGATAAAGTGATGCCATCAGAGTtaaagtgatgatgtcatcagagttaaagtgatgatgtcattagAGATaaagtgatgtcatcagagataaagtgatgatgtcatcagagataaagtgatgtcatcagagtTAAAGTGATGAAGTATAGTTATAGAGTTAAACATTAACATTTGTAttctttttgatttgtttgaaagtttgtttttgatgttttaacaCGTTGTGCTGCCAAAGAACATTTCCTGTGTCTCATGATTCCTGTTTGACAGGTGTGTGGGATCACCTGAACACGTCTCAATAAAACTAATTAAAGACACAACTTTGTTTCTGGACTCTTCTGTAACTCTGGACCCTGCTGATTCTTGTGTGTCATGtcgtgtgttgtgttgtgtgtgttttgttgtgttgtgttgtgttgtgtgtgttgtgttgtgttgtgctgtgtgtgttgtgtagtgtgtgttgtgtgtgttgtgtcgtgtgtgttgtgttgcatTCTCAGAGAAAgcacacagtgtgtgttgaaCTCTTCTCGGAGGGTTTCTGTAGAAGCTGCTCAGAGTGGGCGGGGTCAGTGAGTCGGGTGTTGACCTCTGCTGGCCAATAAGCAGCCAATGGGTGaggcttcaaatcaacacaccCAATGGAGCAATGGAGGGGCGGGGCTTCTGGTGTCACTCCATATTCCCACAGATTGTTCCTAATTCTTCATCCAGAGTAAAACCTTCCACGGAGACACACAACactgcttctcctcctcctgtgtccctttctgcttcttcttcttcttcttcttcttcttctctgacagCAGATGGACTTGGTAGCGCCTCCAAGCCTTTCCCTGGTGTCTCTCTTGTCCCTGTTGGCATGTAGCGTCCAGGTGTTAGCAGCTGCACTGCTTATGAGCAGGTTTGGGGGACAGAGCTCTTCAGTGGACAGGTGGATCCTGCTGTGGCTCTTCTATGATGTCATTGTCCACCTGACACTGGTACGACCAATCAGGTTTCAAATGTCTCAGTCCAATCAGGGGCTGTTTGTTTAGTTTCCTGTTATTTGATTGACGGgttacttcctgttttgtttttgtaggagGGTCCGTTTGTTTACATGTCTCTGGTGGGGAAGGTGGAGACGTCTGAAGGGCCTCTGGCTGAACTCTGTGAGTTCTTACAGTCTTTCTTTCAGTGTCGTAACTtcatcctgtctgtctctcatcctcctgtctgtctctcatcctcctgtctgtctctcatcctcctgtctgtctctcatcctcctgtctgtctctcatcctcctgtctgtctctcatcctgctgtctgtctctcatcctcctgtctgtctcttatcctcctgtctgtctcttatcctcctgtctgtctctcatcctcctgtctgtctcttatcctcctgtctgtctcttatcctcctgtctgtctctcatcctcctgtctgtctctcatcctcctgtctgtctctcatcctcctgtctgtctctcatcctcctgtctgtctcttatcctcctgtctgtctctcatcctcctgtctgtctctcatcctcctgtctgtctctcatcctcctgtctgtctcttatcctcctgtctgtctctcatcctcctgtctgtctctcatcctcctgtctgtctcttatcctcctgtctgtctctcatcctcctgtctgtctctcatcctcctgtctgtctcttatcctcctgtctgtctcttatcCTCATGTCTGTCTctcatcctcctgtctgtctctcatcctcctgtctgtctctcatcctcctgtctgtctcttatcctcctgtctgtctctcatcctcctgtctgtctctcatcctcctgtctgtctcttatcctcctgtctgtctctcatcctcctgtctgtctctcatcctcctgtctgtctctcatcctcctgtctgtctctcatcctcctgtctgtctcttatcctcctgtctgtctctcatcctcctgtctgtctcttatcctcctgtctgtctcttatcctcctgtctgtctcttatcctcctgtctgtctcttatcctcctgtctgtctctcatcctcctgtctgtctcttatcctcctgtctgtctcttatcctcctgtctgtctcttatcctcctgtctgtctgcagggaaAGAGTACGGTAAAGCGGACAGTCGTTGGCTGATTTCTGATCCTACAATCGTCTCCATTGAACTTCTGACGGTCTTCCTGGACTCACTGCTCGCTGTGCTGCTTTTACAGGCAGTGATACAGGACAAGTACTACAGGTAATACTACAGGTGACACTACAGGTAATACTACAGGTGACACTACAGGTAATACTACAGGTGACACTACAGGTAATACTACAGGTGACACTACAGGTAATACTACAGGTGACTCTACAGGTGACTCTACAGGTGACACATGTGTCTGGTCTTCCTCAGGTGGGTCTGaaggtgtgtgtatttttgattgttaataaaaatgatacattttgtgtttttcagacacttCCTGCAGATCGCTCTGAGCGTGTGCGAGCTTTATGGCGGTTGGATGACCTTTGCTCCTGATTGGTTGGTGGGAAGTCCCAGTCTGAACACGTCCAGCTGGCTGCACCTGTGGGTCTACCTTGTCTTCTTTAATGGACTCTGGGTCCTGGTCCCGGTCTTGCTGTTGATCCATTCCTGGTTTTCTCTCCAAggtctgcacatgctcagagtGGACGAGCACAAGAGCAGGAAGAAGGTTTtgtgaggatgatgaggatgatgaacgGCGGTGTTGatctttgaattgaataaaagATGATGAAGAATCAGAGCGGTCTGTTTTGGTCAcgccttcttcttctcctcgtcCGACTGTTACCGGGCAGTTTAGGGATGAAACTCTGCGTCCTGATTGGCCCAAGTCAAAAATAATTTGAGCATCAAGTAAACTTTCAGAACGATTAATCAGACGAAGAAGAAACAAGTTTAAAGTTCAAACAAGTTTAATGAGTTTAGTCCGacccccctctccttctctcagctCTTCTTGATCAGTTTGTGGACGGAGAGGAAGGCCTGCTGCAGACCCAGGCCCCTCAGAGCGCTGCAGGCCTGCACCTCCCACAGCCGCTCGCTGAGAGCCGGCAGATCCAGCTGGTTCGAGAtctgtggggggagggggggtgataAGTCCTTTACTTTAGTAACTATCCTCTCAGACCTCACTGAAGATTCAAGACTCCTACCTCTCGGATGGTCATGGAGTCAGGAAGGTCCTTCTTGTTTGCCAGAACCATCAGAGGAATCCCTCGCAACCGCTCATCAGCCAGAACCTTCTTCAGGGCCTTCTGGGCCTCCGGCATCCGACCACGATCACTGCTGTCCACCATGAACACCAGAGCCTTACAGTCGTCCAGGTAATACCTGAACATCAGAGAAACCAGATCCTTACAGTGGTCCAGGTAATACCTGAACATCACAGAAACCAGATCCTTAcaggattttgtgtgtgtgtgtgtgtgtgtgtgtgtgtgtgtgtgtgtgtgtgtgtgtgtgtgtgtgtgtattaaccTCCAGTTTGGTCTCatgctcttctgtcctccaacGTCCCAGACAGTCAGAGAGGTCTTCTTGTCCAGGTCCAGTGTTCCCACATTGAATCCAACAGTTGGAGAGGTGTCCATCACCTGAAATGAGCAGAGGTGACCTTCCCACCTTACcttacaggtaaacacaggtatACACACCTGGACCCGGTCTAGTGATGGGTGTTTATGTGAATCACACCTGCCGGCTGCAAGTAAAGATCTTTACAGGTGAGTACAGGTAAAGATCTTTACCTGTACTCACCTGTAAACAGTCTAGTTTCTACCTTTTCAAAGTCTCACCTGTCCGGTCAGCAGTCGAGCCAGCAGAGTCGACTTCCCAGCAGAGTCCAAACCCACCAGGATTACCTgcactcacaaaaacacatccatatatgAAACACCTCCTGCTGCGTACAGGTACAGATCTTTACAGGTGAGTACAGATCTTTACAGGTGACTGAGTACAGATCTTTACAGGGGAGTACAGATCTTTACAGGTGAGTACAGATCTTTACAGGTGAGATATGGAGGacacctgtcagtcaggtgATTACCTGAGGAGAGGAGCTGTGGGCATGACCCAtaactcttcttctcttgttctgAGAACGtccttcctctgtgttccttctgcttgtctttctgtttcttcttctgctgttttcaCTCAGTTTGATTCAAACCTTCACATCGTCCCACAGTCTGAGTCTGACTGAAACTCACCTGTCTAACATCTTTCAGGCGTGTTCAGGGTCATTAGGCCAATAGGAGAGCAGTGTCCAATCAGAGCAGACCATGTGACTGTGTGACAGGTCTGACTGCATTTTTGTTTAGAGCAGAAACACCTTTAAAGGTTGAGGAGCGTTTACATGTTACTTTACATGCGGCTTTACATGCTGCTTTACATGCTGCTTTACATGTTGCTTTACATGCTGCTTTACATGTTGCTTTACATGCTGCTTTACATGCTGCTTTACATGCTGCTTTACATGTTGCTTTACATGCCTGGCCTCGTTCCTCTGGTAAAACAtgttaaacattaaataaaggGACTGCTGTTAGAAACACGTGACCTTCATCTCAAACACACTTTAATAAAAGATTTTAATTTGAgaattaaagagaaaacaaacatttgagttTAAACTGGTTTCATCAGCCCTAACAGAAAATAACtttgtcattattattgttattatttatatgattattaataataatcttaTTGAACTCTGACCCAGTCAAACATCTGTCTATTCATttagtcctcctcctcctcctcctcctcctcctcctccccgaggctctggaggaggaggagtctgtcTCTGGGTATAAATaggtctctcctcctcctcctccttcttcttcttcttcctcctcgctcctcgccgGATCCTCTCCTCCACCATGGGCTTCGGGGATCTGAACTCTCCCTCCGGACTCAAAGTCCTGAACCAGTTCCTGTCTGAGAGAAGTTACATCGAGGGGTGAGTccatgatgaaggtgatgatgaaGAAGGTGATTAAAGGTGCATAAAGTGAACCTCCGGCCTGCTGAGAGAAGCAGCTGCAGGCCGCCATCTTGGCTCCTTGCTAAGCTAGCTGCTAGCTGCTAGCTGTTAAAGGTGAAAACGAACCTTCAGAAGCAGATAGATGTGCGCATGCCCGGTGTGAGCGGGTACCTGGCAGCTCCAGgtgtgttagcttagcttagctgtgtttttaaagagtgaTTTTGAAAGCTCGTCTGAAGCTCACATggtgctaacatgctaacatgctaactctCCATGTGGActcactgcaggaactttaacAACATGTCTGCAGCTCAGGGGATCAAGGTGTTACTGAGGGGAACAAGGTGTTCCTGAGGGGATCAAGGTGTTACTGAGGGGAACAAGGTGTTACTGAGGGGATCATGGTGTTACTGAGGGGAACAAGGTGTTACTGAGGGGAACAAGGTGTTACTGAGGGGATCATGGTGTTACTGAGGGGAACAAGGTGTTACTGAGGGGAACAAGGTGTTACTGAGGGGATCAAGGTGTTACTGAGGGGAACAAGGTGTTACTGAGGGGATCAAGGTGTTAATGAGGGGATCAAGGTGTTTCTCAGGGGAACAAGGTGTTTCTGAGGGGATCAAGGTGTTAATGAGGGGATCAAGGTGTTTCTGAGGGGAACAAGGTGTTTCTGAGGGGAACAAGGTGTTTCTGAGGGGATCACTCATCAGAGATAGTTTCAGTCAGATTAAACTTTGAAGaattaaaacaaagacttgACCGCGTTGAGTCCCCTCTCAGGAAGCGCAGCAACAATCTAAAGGTGTTTCCTGTCCTCAGGTACGTCCCCTCTCAGGCCGATGTGGCAGTCTTTGAGGCAGTCTCAGCCCCGCCCACAGCTGACCTGTGCCACGCCCTCCGCTGGTTCAATCACATCAAGTCGTATCAGAGCCAGAAGAACAGGTGAGGCTGAGGACGCAAAGCCGGGAGCTAGCACACAGGTGTGTGACATCAGTGGTGTAAGCTCCGCCTCTCTGTGCTCAGTCTTCCAGGTGTGAAGAAGCCTCTGGGACAGTACGGTCCCGCAGGTGTAGCAGACTCCACGTCTGGACCGGCGCCCGCATCAAAGGAAGACGATGACGACGACGACATGGACTTGTTTGGCTCTGATGAGGAGGTGATGTCACTatgatgtcactgtgatgtCATTACTGTGTAATTCCTGTTGACCGTGTGTTAATTCAGCCCCTGAATCTCGTCTGGCAGGAAGACGCAGAGGCAGCAAGGCTGAAGGAGGAACGCCTGGCGGAGTACGCCGCACGCAAGTCAAAGAGTACGTCcgatctctcacacacacacacacacacacacacacacacacacacacagacacacacacacacacacacacacacacacagattactGACACCTGGTGATTGACAGGATGTAACCTGATGAGTAAATAATGGGATGGAGAACTTGATTCAACTGTTGGAACACTGACGCAGGAgcctgcttcctgattggctgacTCTTAATGATCAACTAATCACCATCTTTCGGCTGACTGCCTGATGGACACCTTTAGTTCACCTGAAAGAGTCTCTGGCCTGAAATCAGAGTCTGTGCAGCAGAAGTAGCCATGGTAACAAACTCCGCCCTCTTTCCAGAACCCGCCCTCATCGCCAAATCGTCAATCCTGTTGGACGTGAAGCCGTGGGACGACGAGACGGACATGGGGAAGCTGGAGGAATGTGTCCGCAGCATTCAGATGGATGGACTGGTGTGGGGACAGTGTAAGAATACACACAGTACTAATACACACACAGTATTAATACACACACAGTATTAATACACACACAGTATTAATACACACACAGTATTAATACACACAGTACTAACACAGTACTACATGCATACTGCAGTATTAATCAGCGATCAGAGGACAGTCTGCAGATTTGATGATGATCTCAAACACCATCTTTCGACTGAACTAAAGATGAAACTTTAGATTCTGAGAACTGCAGACGTACTTTAACAAACGGATTTAAatctgatttattgattgaaaaaCAGTCTCTGATAATTTTCTCTGATCGGCCGTACTCTCCTCTAATGGCCCTTGTTATTAATCAAACGTATTTGTGCTGATTGATTTGCAGCCAAACTGGTCCCAGTGGGTTATGGCATCAAGAAGCTGCAGATCGGCTGTGTGGTCGAAGACGACAAGGTGAGACGTTTACCTGTTGAATCTATGCCAGTGTAACCATTGGTTACCTGCATGCCTGTTTGGGTGTTCACCCATGTTGTCACATTTACACCaacctcctgtgtttgtttacctctgTGTGAACAGGTGGGCACAGACATCCTGGAGGAGCAGATCACAGCCTTCGAGGACTTCGTACAGTCGATGGATGTCGCTGCTTTCAACAAGATctgaaactacaaaataaaagcacttgaAAATCAAAAGTTTTGTCTTCTTCTGAGGTGTCTGAATTTTACCAGCAGGTGTTGCTTTTTGTATCAATCACAAAATGACATGAAAAGTACATCAGACTCACAACTCTGTTACCCATAATCCTCTGCTGATGGAGAATAACATGCTCTGTGCAATCACACTGAAGTGCAGAACTCCTGCAGTAAATTCAGGAAACTGAACTCTGGTATAGACTCTTATTCTGAAGGAGTTGTTAAAGGTATAGACTCTTATTCTGAAGGAGTTAAAGGTATAGACTCTTAATCTGAAGGTTTTGTGTTCCTGTAAATTCACCATGCAGTACCCTTTCTGGCCTGTGGGGGGTAGCATCCTTCTGCTTGCTGgttttccctccctgcttgagaTTCTGCCGTAGAAGAAGAGTCTAACCGGAAACTAAACAGCGCGGCAGCGCGCGGCGGAAGGAGGTTGAAGCTGTGAAAGTAAACAGACGATGAgctgcaggtaaacaaacaaacatggactcTTATTCTTTCCTCTGTCTTCACCTGAGCGCGCGCTGAACTCTGCTAACGGCTGCTTCTATGGAAAGCTAACATTATGCTAACAGCTAGCCGGATGCTAACGCTCACAGAAACGAAGGAGAAACGTCATCAGCAGCGTCATATGGTAGTGTCCATAGTTACAGGGGGTCCGGTTCGACCCGGATCAGACCTAGTACCATGGACCGGGTCTAAACCGGACCTGTTAgcgctgtagctgttagctaaacACAGCCATCCAATCAGAGTGCAGCATGAAGCGTCAGCCAATCAGGGAGAAGATTGAGCTgccctctgattggttggttctgtTTAAAGACTTCCTtattaacaacaataataaacattaaatcagtTATTGATATAATAAACATGAAGATACTCCAGTTTATCATAAAGTTAGAACAGGACAGGGTTGTTACTTTGAAGAGCTTCCTCCGGTGGTTCAAGCTGTGTGTATAATTGTttgtaatattaataaataataaatcatagaTCTATGTTTCAGATCTCCAGGCTGGATGTCTCAGTCCTCTGATAAAGGTAAACAAtccaacacacactctgatgctGTGATGTTTGACTCTCATGTGACTCactggacgtgtgtgtgtgtgcgtgtgtgtgtgtgtgtgtgtgtttcagctgacCAGAGAGGGGTGGTGTCTACCAACAGGTGAGTCTACACTCACTCAAACCTTGAGGGAGTGATCAATACCTGCAAGAGAAAGTAAGCTTCACTGTTAAGTCATTCTGGACTCTGAACAGTCTTTCCCTGTTTGTCTGACAGGATGTGGGCTGAGCCTCAGCCAGGTCCGTCCACGTGTCCACCCAGCAGGCAGGGTTACTGTGGGTACTGCAGAGTCCTCTACAGTAACCTGGACCAGGTACAAACAACATGCCTGAACCTGAGTCACAACCATGTGACTGAGCTGACCAACCAGAATTAACAGCAGGTTCACGtcatccctcctcttcttctcagcACCTGTCCAGTCTCAGACACCTGGATTCTGTCCAGGCTTCCTCCCGAGGGTCCAGCACCGTCTCCTCTGCcagcagcaaaacaaagctAACCCTGCTGGAGCGCTTCCTGCAGGACGTCCTGAAGCACCACCCACACCGCTACCAAGACCCAAGGTAACTTCAACAGGCGCATGGGTCACCTGGTTACAGGTCAGAAACTcacctgctctgtgtttgtgtttccatcaGGCCGTCTCATGATGACCTTCCTTCAGTTTCTTCCCCTCTGATGCCGAGGGAGGAGCTGGATGAACTCTGTTTCTCTGATAAGGACAGTCAGTCACTGGAAACCAGAGAACACCTGCCCAGCTCCGACAACGCCTCGTGTCAACCAGCCAATCAACAGGACGAAAGCTCCTCCCACAGCCGCTCCA contains these protein-coding regions:
- the ebpl gene encoding emopamil-binding protein-like, translating into MDLVAPPSLSLVSLLSLLACSVQVLAAALLMSRFGGQSSSVDRWILLWLFYDVIVHLTLEGPFVYMSLVGKVETSEGPLAELWKEYGKADSRWLISDPTIVSIELLTVFLDSLLAVLLLQAVIQDKYYRHFLQIALSVCELYGGWMTFAPDWLVGSPSLNTSSWLHLWVYLVFFNGLWVLVPVLLLIHSWFSLQGLHMLRVDEHKSRKKVL
- the LOC117809392 gene encoding caveolae-associated protein 2-like, producing MFEDQVIMVTTETHQSQDLLVPAQDQNQQDQNQAHPSSPLAGFDPETMGQGPVNAITVLTLLDKLVNMLDAVQENQNKMEVHQVEMEGVVRGIQADMTKLSKSHSHTSNTVSKLLDKSRKLSVTMKEVRDKMERQGVQVRKLEANHAHLIHRNNFKVLIFQEENEIPSTVFVKDPPPFPRDEIIEEGDESAPGVVDGNRSQESGLHTIDLSSDEDVGLEAELEEDEELWPHDLENMEKSRAEKLKRSSLKKVDSLKKAFSRQNIEKKMTKIGTKIVSVEQREKIKQRTSSLKVSPLTFGIRKPRSSSDSQPPDSSVLTEADIQLSPLSGTDQEVPFNEVHAQLAPAGQENQEEENQVGEGGEEVFSEEAGLSGVEAELSGVEAELSMVSEDISQEYALSSTLPQEERGEERGEERGEERGEERGEERGEEKGAEEEKEEEKEEEREES
- the arl11 gene encoding ADP-ribosylation factor-like protein 11; translation: MGHAHSSSPQVILVGLDSAGKSTLLARLLTGQVMDTSPTVGFNVGTLDLDKKTSLTVWDVGGQKSMRPNWRYYLDDCKALVFMVDSSDRGRMPEAQKALKKVLADERLRGIPLMVLANKKDLPDSMTIREISNQLDLPALSERLWEVQACSALRGLGLQQAFLSVHKLIKKS
- the eef1b2 gene encoding elongation factor 1-beta; the encoded protein is MGFGDLNSPSGLKVLNQFLSERSYIEGYVPSQADVAVFEAVSAPPTADLCHALRWFNHIKSYQSQKNSLPGVKKPLGQYGPAGVADSTSGPAPASKEDDDDDDMDLFGSDEEEDAEAARLKEERLAEYAARKSKKPALIAKSSILLDVKPWDDETDMGKLEECVRSIQMDGLVWGQSKLVPVGYGIKKLQIGCVVEDDKVGTDILEEQITAFEDFVQSMDVAAFNKI